Sequence from the Zeugodacus cucurbitae isolate PBARC_wt_2022May chromosome 5, idZeuCucr1.2, whole genome shotgun sequence genome:
CTCAGACTTGTTGAATTCGAACAATATACGACGCATTATCTCCACGACTAGTTGATAGAGTACATCATTGTAGCGATTATGTTTTGCGCTCAACAAAAGTCCCTTTATAATTGGTGACCATATTTCCAGCTTCTCCATAAAATCTAACGCACCATTCTCTattgaaaatagaaatttaaactTATAATTAAATAGACTGCgctaaaattcacattttatatcaCTTACTTGAAATTGTACAGCAATAAAGCGATTTCAGGAATGATTCTAATAAATCATTCTGTTGCACCATCTTCGACCAATAACGGTCTGTGTATAATCGCAGTAGTTCCCTAAATTTATCAGCGTACATTTCGCTTTGATGTTTTGTGGTGTTATGCTGCTCCAAAAGACCACTTACCCCCGTCATAATTGTTAGAGCGTGGGGCAGTGGCTTCTGCAGATACATCAGCTCGTTCAACACCGATAGTGCCGCCAACGAAATGTCAGGCTGGGAGGCACGCCATTGTGCCAAGTCTAAAATGCTCATAAGAAAATAGTCTGAAATCAATTCAGTTCGAGTCCATGAAACGAGGTGTTGCACACATGTTAGAAGCTCCAATACAGAGGAACTACACAGTTGACAGATAATTGAATATGTTACAATACggaatttgttaataaattggTAGTTTGCACAagcagaaatttatattttgtaacagATTACCTGAGTTGATTGTCATTTGGCAGCGACGTGGTTAGGGCGTAGTCCACTAAGTTATTGGGTAAGGAATGGATGTCTTTATCGTTGATATGGTACACCGTTATTATTAAATACTTGGTCAGTAAGTCCAGTATTTCGGGTATACACATGGATATGCTAAACACGGAACACAAATGAATTAGCAACATATAATAAACAAGTTTTGCATTTGAtggattttttctttataaatttaaacataatttcaCATAAATTCGCAGCAACAAATGGCGGACAAAACAGATAAACTTTAAACAATAACGCATTCATATCTCACCACgaattaaaatagttttgacGCTCTGTTGTTACGCAGTCCCGATTGTTTAAGACCTCTTCCGATGTGATGCGTAGCAGTGTAATACCTAATACGAATTTTTCCGACCGTATCAATTCTAAACAGTGTATTATATAGTTGGGATGATCGTCGGGGAACTCACGCTTCCCGATGAGCGCAATCAATTGTGCGAAGGTATCACGTTGTCGTCGCGGCACACTGGCGACATTTAAATTTGCGTAGGTATTCCATAATGTTTCTCGCAATAAACTTCTATCGTTTGCAGACAAATGTGTCCAACGTCGTGAAATCCAGTGTTCTAGTGTTGATGTACCGAAGAACCAGAGATACTGATTTGTCTCAATAGAAGCAGCCACCTGCAAACTTATTTGCCAAGCACTTGGTTGTCCCCTGAAGGCGATTAGTTCGGTTTCAATTTCACGTTTACGTATATTAGGCGTGGCTGGTTGGTGGAATTCTTGAAGTAGTGCCTCTACCACAGCCAAGGAGGAAGACTGCAAGGATGCAAATTGTGtaggtaaatatttaatgagtCTAATGTACAATTTGCATATATCGAAAAGGAATTTTGTCGGCCTAGAGATTCATTTTATAGAACTGCGTTGCTGATAACGCCTGTTACTCACCATTTTCTAGTATGTCGCGGTGGCAGTCAATCACAATATTAAGACGATATCAAGTTGTGCAATTTTCTTCTGATTCTTATATTAAAACAGTCTTTTAATTCAAAGTGTCCATAACAGTTTTCCGTTGTTACTTctctgtaaaaaatatttgtcgtTTTCCGAAAAACATTGAAACAACGAAATCGACGAAATCATAAAATACGAATACTGCGGCAGAGACAATTTGAcgtttatttatctattttaagTGTGTATAGACGATGCACATGCCACATACGAAGAAGTTTGCGCAAactcttgaaatattaaaaaccaTTTTTCCGAGATCAGGGCCACCTTcaagatttaaatttttcaaatttaacatTGAAATAAACTTAATGTTTCTTCAACAACTTATTAAATTACTTGCTTAGCAAaataattatgttctttatttgAATAACTTCAGTCAGCTGATTCTTAGTGATGCCACATTTTGTTCtatcaaattttcaattgttctCGCAATTGGGCAAGCCTTTGTTAATCGAGACAAAGTCAGATATCGAgaagaaaatatgtgaaaaagtcagaaaatataaataaaccagAAAATTTACTCACAATTTACCATGGAAGGCGAGAAAATTTTGATGGCCGCAGGAGTAACAGTTGCAGCAGTTGTCGGTGCATTTGTTTTCTGGGGTCCTTCGGGTAAAATTATTCTATATAGCAGCAAACATTCAGATATATAATAGTTTACCATCTCCCCTAACGCAAACCTAAATATAGGTTCGTCACGTTTACGACAACGGAGAGGGCAAATTGCAGGACTGCATAACTTTGGACAAACATGTTTCTTAAACACATTGCTACAGGCACTAGCTGCATGCCCGCAATTTATAGCCTGGCTTCAACTCTATAATAATGCAAACTCAGACAGAAAAAGCCTGATATCGTCACTATTGAACACACTTGAAGTAATAAATGGAACCCATTCAACTTTGCGGGGTGACCCATACTCTCCTGGAGCGGTTATGCGTGCACTTCATGCTTTAGGTTGGGTAATACCACAGGAGGAGCATGATGCACATGAGTTGTTTCATGTATTGTTGGCATCTCTAGAAGAAGAGGCTTTGAGACCAAAAAAAGTCGGTTGTCTCTCAGACGCTTTACCAATAACAGTTTCTGGTGGCGAAGGAGATCAACCAGATAGGCCATCAAGTGCTATGTTAACTGACTTTTTAAATACCGATTACGACGAGTCAACTAATTTAATGCGTATGGTACGTTCTGAGGCTCATACACCAGATTCGCCATCATCCGTATGCGAACGTGAAATGTGTGCCGGTGAAGGAGGAGCTGCTGGCACAACACCAACGGAAATTATGGACTTTGATCCATTAGCTTCACCAATATTGGGTGGGGAACGAGCCAGTCGTTCACGTAAACCTCAATTATCGAAACATGGATGGCCAGAAGGTCTAAATAAACGAGTTTCAACATCTTGCCGATCATTAGAGCGTCTTAGTCGTGGTCCGGGAAGAGTGTCGGTAAGTGTAAAGCGTACATTCAAAAAATGAACTTTTGAAATAGTCGTCATTTTTAGATTTGGTCTGATCAAATGCCTGCTCAAGTGGCTATACCATTTCAAGGCGCTATGGGTACACAAATGGTTTGTAACGGTTGCGGTTTCaaagtatgtataaatatacaaatataacgttagcatttttacttaatattCTGCTTTATAGTCCACTGTACGTTATGACAAATTTGACAGCATCACTTTGAATTTGCCATCACAACGACGCTCTGGTCTTAGTTTGGGTCATTTACTGAGTGAATATATAACATCTGAGGAACTGAACGATGTCAAATGTGAATCGTGCAACGAAACCTCCAATCACACAAAATCTTTGACATTCGCCAAATTGCCCGGTTGTCTTTGCATACATATTGCGCGCACAGTATGGCTGCCAACTGGACAAATTTGCAAGCGTCAAGATTACGTGCATTTCCCCGAGAGTTTGTCAATGGCACCATATAGTTTCGTGCAACCGCATTTGAACAGTCAAGTAAGTGTGGTTTCAATTAGTTTTAGcactcataatattttttacattacttGTTCTAGGCGGGCACACCATGGGGATCCACCATGTCGCTCTTCTCCTCCAGTCTGCCTATGAACAGTTTGGGCGGTTGTGCTAACGACTCATATGGCACTGCATTTGGTACGATGTTTCCCAAAAACCTTTACAGACTTTTAGCTGTGGTCGTGCACTCGGGGGAAGCCAGTACTGGTCATTTCGTAACTTATCGGCGTGGTGCTTTGAGGAATGCGCATCGGTATGTGCTCAGATTGTGTTATAAATAGTACTAACTTATTTAATGTGTCGATTTTACCATCTTTCAGTTGGTTCTACACCTCCGATACTGTTGTGCGTGAAGTCTCTATAGAGGAAGTGCTGAGCGTACCAgcttatttgctattttatgaccGCGGACCACAGCGACGCTAAACTGTAGTACTTATAGGGTGGGTACATACTTACTTTTGTTACCATTGATGTGAAGGTTATAGTTTCTAAACTGTTTCttaatttaagtttattatcaacTAGTGTAGTAGctttggaaatgaaaaaaaaaaatattaataatggtATAACAGATATTGTTTCTAGTTATCTGTGGTATTAAATGTTACCCTCTTCGATGTAATAGTACAAAATGCTATTCCATTGTATGAATTTTAGGATCTctgctaaatatatgtatttgtttatgtatataaGTTACCTTCACCATCACACACGcaacgttttatattttttatataattaatatttaagtgttatttaaaatatatattccctGCTCAATAATTTCAAGTGCCATTTTGACTAGTCGATCGTATTATGGCTTGTGCTAGAATTTCATACGGATATTGGtagtatataattatttgatattaaaagtgCTTAAACTCTTTAGCaattaagaaatttgaaaattataaaaattgcatttacaGACTGTGAATTGCGCTTAATTAGTTACActtagtttaaaatatattttcatcagAAGAAGCATTTGTTGATCAACTACTATAGAATTACtttaactgtatgtatgtaagtaagtatttaaagcattttcgaaattattttttttggcgttcacataaatatatgcgttttataaagaataaaatagaaGTGTATTAAATTCAATGTTGTTTCACTAGCTCATGCGTACAGTAGCGGACAAAAAAAGGAACACTTACTTGCAGTGTTTTTACTTTAGAACGTTGTAGcattaacaaatcaaactcTATTATACAAGTGGATAAGTACATTGTTCagctataataaaatgtttttatttactttccttattataaaattatttatttttagataaaatcaaaaaattatttttagataaaatcaaaaaattcctAATTTTTAGTGTCCGCTactgtacatacgtatatgtatatgcgtaaagaaaatgtgatttacttgtgtgtatgtacgagtcaagtttattcaaaaatatttaacaatcgTAACACAAATCATTAACTAACAGTAAAGCATACAGTATACATTgatacattattaaaaaaaaaaagaaacttaaaCCCCCttctatattaataaataagatTCTTACCAAACTAAATAAActaatatttctattattttatcgTTTGTTGTATTCAGTTTTTGGTGGACCGATTAATGATTTGCACATAGCTACGATAATCGGTAGCATATAAGCTATTAGATACGCCGgatattttttgggttttacAAAGGTCCAGTTGACTACGCTTTGGTGCACGTATGGGCAACCAGGCACTAACTGGACTCTCATTCGCTTGCATAATGCTGCGCACAGCTATATTAAGCGCGGTCAGTGATAGTGATTCTTCACGATATTCCGTAATAATGTTGTCGGCGATGCTCAAGGAGTTCGCTGCCTCAACTACATGTTCGATTTCCTTGAAATGTGCGACATAATTTGCGTGTATAAGATCAATAAATCGTTTTGGTTCCGTTGCAAAACTATCGCTTATATCTTCTGGTATGTGCGTGAAAGTACCGCCGGGCAAACctgaaatgtaataaatatttaaaaaattttttctaaaatatgcaTTGGATTATATTACGTTTAGGATTGAAGACTCTTCCCAAGGCATGCAGCATTGTAACGGACTCATCGCGACGTATTGTTTTTAATGTGGATAATTTCTTTTTAGATTTTCCTTTCACTTCACAGGCTTCCACACGCTCTGTAGGCAAAGCGCCTGCtcctatatttcaaattttattttcatggtTATTTTAAGAACTTTCTTAGTTATTTTCATTGGTTTACCTTTTAAAGAAGCAAAGTGTAGATTTATTAGTGCGTTACGTATATCACCTTGCGCTGCAAATACAATTGAGTCTATGACGTTCTCCGTAGGCACTTTGTAAGTATCGGCGAACTGTTGCTCTCTCATTAACGCACAAAATCTTTTCATTGCTTTTTGTAGTAAAGTGACCGCAATCGGGTTGAAACTGATATGATTGATGTGGTACTTATTTTTTAACTCTTCGGTAAAAAGGTTATAGCTTATGTTTAAGGAACGACTTTTGGAATCGGCTACGATGAACAAAAGTGGCGCTTTTCCATACTTTGAAAATTCGCTGTAATGGGtaagttaaatatttagatatttgcatataatatacCGTAATGACAACTTACTCCAGAATACTTTCAAATACGTCGATACTGGATAGTAACATATTTGGGAAATCCTCAACTAGCACAAGTCGTTTTTGGCTGCCCAGTAACGATTTATAACGAGACGAACGAAATAGGAATGATTTGAAAAAATCTATCTGTGAACCGGTATAACTGCTCGTCTGATCCCCTAACGTATTAATCATATCACGGTCTACTGGATTTATCCATTCTTGCAATTCATATTTATGTGCACGTGCCAATGCACGTACAGCTGCAGTTTTACCCGAACCGGATGGTCCGGTAAGGAGACAAATTTGTGCAGGGTGTTGTTTGTGCACGGCCTCGCAATGCAGTAGCCAGTCTTTCAATTCAGACAACTTTTTCGGATGCACAGCAACCTCCTCACATGTTCTTGGTTCAAATTTATCAATCCAATTGGAATTACTTTTGGACGATATGGAAATAGTTTTTGATGTTTGCGGATTATTGTGTGTGATTTTGTTCTTTTCAAAAGTTTCTTCATCATTAGCAATGTCACTTTCCTTCACCGGAGCAGCATTATCAGTTTGAACTACGTCAAATTTGGATTGATAAGCAAACGCCGAATTATTCCAAGCACGCTATAAATATTAGTGTTGAATTGGCAaatgaatatttcaatattaaaaacaatatttacttTACGTGTAGCCGGCTTCATTGCTGACAAACATTTTATGTTAActaattagaatttttaattagcGCGAATTTAGTGCAAAGTGTCAAGTTTGaatgtttaacaaaattaagacATTAGAGATGAAAGGTATAGATCATAATGGTATTTCACATCAGTCATACTATCGATTGTAAATCGGTTACAATACATATCGGtttatttatatcaatttatacttattataattaatgtttttcCTACTTCAATGTACAAATTTAACTTAGTAGACAAACTATTTAAGCCGACAAAAAGACACCACAGAGTAAATTTACATATTAGTATGATTCGATGACTAACTATATATTTATCGAAAAAGACAATTGTATTACCATGGTATTTAATGCATTGTCTATACATTTATAACTGCATAATTACACATTTGTGGTAAATAGTATAATTTGTACTGCAATTAAGTACATGTTGCAACAGTTTTCActatcaataaataataaatttttcagattaataatagtaataataattgtgctatgTTTCATGTAGACTATTTATGGAGACTCACTTTGGAGACTATTTTACGCAAAAGGATATAATGTGGCAACACTTCATAGAAGTATATCGGGAGTTTGCTCTGTGGAAATAAATTCGCTAGGAGAACATaaaattggtttaatatttaattaaaactattttcaatACACTAAAAGATATTTAAAATCTAAAGTAATTGTTTCTACATCATCTCGATTTGAAGATcggtgaaaaatgtatgtttttgaGGAGTaaatgaatattgaaaattctaaatttcaCGTAGTTCGCGTTTACTTTTATGTGCAGTCGTTCTTTAAATTTTCCGTCTGTGCGTGTGGTGGGTGTGAGCGGGATAGCAAAAATgtgcgtgcgtgcgtgcgtAAAAAGTGCCAAAGTGGAATTGAAATACACAAAATGgatgaataataaaattaagaaaatatccaTTGAAAAACGTGATGGAAAAGTTCATAtgatcaattaattaaatttcttgaCAAATTAAACGTTGTCACTGATATCAGCGACATATATAAAGGCTTGTCCTCTGCCACCTTTTCTCGTAATTACTTAAACTTTGTTTTATCAAGTAGTTTGCTTGGTCGTTTCattcttaaatacatacaagcGGACGGTAGATAATGCAAAATGTAGGAATGTGTggaaagaaaattgcaaaaataaaagagCGTTCGGAtgactacaaatatatattaaaagcttCACAATCAgaactattattattagtaaaagccattataataattttttgactgGTGTCACCATTCATGATAgggtgttaaaataaataaagtataagAAGGAACTAAAATAGTTTGGATGGTGCattgaaagtaaaaattaattaaatctgtTTTTTTGTCCAATATTAACTtgtcatttttgaaaaaaagttttaaaatcgaGATCAAATCAGATAAATCGTAAATATTAGTTGTGGGAAGGATGGCAACCTTATAAGTCTGCAGTTGTCGCATTTTCCAAATCTGTACTTTCCACCGGCTTCGCTGTTTTTGTCTATGCACTATTTCTCCAATGTATGTTATGAAGTGAAATATACGACAGGGACAAATAGTGCAACTAAAGAATAATTTTGCAAACGTGTGAATTGAAGTTGTCCAAGAGCGTAAATGAAACAGGGACCAAGTAAGAAAGGGAGATCCGATAACTATGAGACAGGAAAAATATGTGTGAGTTGAAGgaaaaattaagagaaaaattaacaaaGATGAACCAAGTGCAAAGAAAAGGAAACCAAAAAACCAACaagaaagataaaataaaaggaGACAATGAAACGAATGAACCTCTGagttttgtatgtatttccatatatatttgAACAAATGTCTTTTGTAGTGATATTGAAGCtaaaataacacaattttgttaatttttttacatactaGGTGTGATTGAAAGTGTTTAAGATACAAGTTCGCAGTGTTTAATTAAATGTGAAGATATGAGAAAATTCAAAGCCAAAGGCAATAAAGCAAACGAAGTAACAGAACATTTTGACAATTTGGTCACAAGCGATTCGAGGAGGTTACTCGTCGTGTTCGGCCCAAATGTGTGTAGAAAGTGTAGCAAGGTGCGCGGTGGTATAGAGCAGGACAGGGCagagaaaagcaaataaatgaaggCACATCAAAAATGTGAATAAGAGTATGGAGTAAAGTGTGAAAAGTGGAAAATTTGCacaataaaatttcttaaaaaatcaataaaaatacaagaagCAGAAAgtcaagttaaaatatttgtgaatataaaaaattaacatgcGCATCTAAAGAATAATCGATTCTCCAACGAGCGCTACAAGCAACACAAGTTGCAAAAAAGAAGAAAGAGTTTTTGGTGTCATCGATTTTGCCAACCAAAGGATTTTGAACagcttttaatttttccaatccGATTACATAGTCCAATCAAAGATTGCGTTGGACCCGCCGCCAATAATGCATTTGGAACGTGTACGTAAATGGTCTTCGATCCAATAAAGGGTCTTAAGTACCATAACACCATCCAAGACTTTTGTCTTTGCGTTGGCGTAGGCGGGTACTGCGCTAAGCCTTCATTCATAGCACAATATGGACCCGCATGAATTAAAGCCTCCAGGGCCGGGTTTATTATCAAATAGCACAACAAATGTAGCGACCACCGGTCAGCAGCAACAATTAGGAGGAAGTGGAGAGCAACTAAATCTACCTCCACCATCACCCCAAGCAAGTGGAACGAGTGGAATAAATGGTGCAATTGGATCATTAACATCTGTATCCTCTGCAAGCGGATCTGTCGGTAGTTGTGCTAACAATGTTAACATCTTCTATAGCAATGTCGCTGCATCTCATCAACAACGGCCATCTCCAAATAATACTAATAATGATGGTGATTCCGATACAGAATCTTTAGCAAGCATGTCAGCAAAAGCTAAAGCTGCAGCTGCAGCTGAGCAAAATCACAATGTCTCAGCAACTAATGGGCACAATTGTGGGGCAAACACAACCGTTAATAACCTAAGCGTGAATGCCAAAcaacaaagacaacaaaaacGACGACGCGAAAGAGCACAAAGATTGCAGGCAGAACGAGAAAATCGTTTTGCAAACACTGTCAATAATATCCCCAACAGCGGTCTATTGTACCA
This genomic interval carries:
- the LOC105218292 gene encoding ubiquitin carboxyl-terminal hydrolase 30 homolog → MEGEKILMAAGVTVAAVVGAFVFWGPSGSSRLRQRRGQIAGLHNFGQTCFLNTLLQALAACPQFIAWLQLYNNANSDRKSLISSLLNTLEVINGTHSTLRGDPYSPGAVMRALHALGWVIPQEEHDAHELFHVLLASLEEEALRPKKVGCLSDALPITVSGGEGDQPDRPSSAMLTDFLNTDYDESTNLMRMVRSEAHTPDSPSSVCEREMCAGEGGAAGTTPTEIMDFDPLASPILGGERASRSRKPQLSKHGWPEGLNKRVSTSCRSLERLSRGPGRVSIWSDQMPAQVAIPFQGAMGTQMVCNGCGFKSTVRYDKFDSITLNLPSQRRSGLSLGHLLSEYITSEELNDVKCESCNETSNHTKSLTFAKLPGCLCIHIARTVWLPTGQICKRQDYVHFPESLSMAPYSFVQPHLNSQAGTPWGSTMSLFSSSLPMNSLGGCANDSYGTAFGTMFPKNLYRLLAVVVHSGEASTGHFVTYRRGALRNAHRWFYTSDTVVREVSIEEVLSVPAYLLFYDRGPQRR
- the LOC105218293 gene encoding cell cycle checkpoint protein RAD17, yielding MKPATRKRAWNNSAFAYQSKFDVVQTDNAAPVKESDIANDEETFEKNKITHNNPQTSKTISISSKSNSNWIDKFEPRTCEEVAVHPKKLSELKDWLLHCEAVHKQHPAQICLLTGPSGSGKTAAVRALARAHKYELQEWINPVDRDMINTLGDQTSSYTGSQIDFFKSFLFRSSRYKSLLGSQKRLVLVEDFPNMLLSSIDVFESILDEFSKYGKAPLLFIVADSKSRSLNISYNLFTEELKNKYHINHISFNPIAVTLLQKAMKRFCALMREQQFADTYKVPTENVIDSIVFAAQGDIRNALINLHFASLKGAGALPTERVEACEVKGKSKKKLSTLKTIRRDESVTMLHALGRVFNPKRLPGGTFTHIPEDISDSFATEPKRFIDLIHANYVAHFKEIEHVVEAANSLSIADNIITEYREESLSLTALNIAVRSIMQANESPVSAWLPIRAPKRSQLDLCKTQKISGVSNSLYATDYRSYVQIINRSTKN